The Theobroma cacao cultivar B97-61/B2 chromosome 2, Criollo_cocoa_genome_V2, whole genome shotgun sequence genome includes the window AGGGGTTGGTTGGATGAACATGTTTTTTCTATCTTGGTTGTTGCCTTTAGTAAGTGGGGTGAAGTGGATAAGGCGATTGAATTGATTGATAGTATGGAAGAGTGTAATGTGAGGTTGAACGAGAAgacattttttgttttgattcatGGATTTGTGAGGGTGTCTAGAATGGATAAAGCTATTTGCTTGTTtgataaaatgagaaaattggGTTTTTGCCCTAGTGTTTCACTTTTTGATGTGATGATTGGAGGGCTCTGTAAACGTAATGATCTTGACAAAGCATTGTCTTTATATTCAGAAATGAAAGAGTTGGGGATTGGTACTGATATTGGGATATTCACAAAGTTGAtatcttctttttctaaagGAGGAGAGTTGGATCGATTGCTTGAAGAATGCTGGGAAGATATGAATTCACAAACGAAGAACCTGCTTTACAATTCTGTTTTGGAAGGTCTTGTTCGTAGTGGCTCAATAGATATAGCTTACGATCTTCTTCAAGCAATAATGGGGTACAGCAGCAATGGTGATAGTGTCATTGTTAAGTACTTTAGGGATGAAAAGGAAATAATTACCCTTAATACTAATTCATTTACTTTTGTTATTAATGGCTTGCTTGATGCTGGTAAGCTGGATCTGGCACTAACTCTATTCAGAAAAATGGTTCAGTTTGGTTGTAATAAAACTTTATTActttataataatttgattgatgGGCTGTGTAAGTTAGATAGACTGGAAGAGAGTTATGAGCTTTTGCGAGAGATGAAGGAAGTGGGACTTGAACCAACCCAGTTTACCCACAACTGCATATTTGGGTGCCTTTGTCGGAGAGAGGATGTTGAAGGAGCACTTGATTTCTTGAGGAAGATGCGTTTTTATGGCCATGAACCATGGGTAAAGCATTCTACCTTGCTTGTGAAAGAATTGTGTAAACATGGGAAGGCAGTGGAAGGTTGCAAATTTCTCACTGACATGGTACAAGAAGGTTTTCTCCCTGATATAATTACATATTCTGCTGCTATGAATGGtttgatcaagattaaatCAGTGGATGCGGGTTTGGAGCTATTCCAACATATTTGTGCTCGTGGGTATTGTCCTGATGTGATTTCTTATAACATAGTAATAAAAGCTCTTTGCAAGGTTCAAAGAGTTGCAGAAGCTGAGCATCTTTTGAATGAGATGATGTTGAAGGGGCTTGTGCCCTCTGTagttacttataattatttgatagATGGATGGTGCAAAAATGGTGAGATTGACCAAGCTATGCTTTGCCTTTCCAAGATGTTCGGAAAAGAGAGGGAGGCAAATGTGATTACTTATGCAACTTTAGTTGATGGATTATGTAATCTTGGAAGACCTGATGATGCTCTAAAGCTATGGAATGAAATGGGGAGACAGGGATGTGCTCCCAACAGAATTGCTTATCATGCTCTCATTAATGGACTTTGTAAATGCGGTAGGTCCTCTGCAGCTTTAGTTCATTTCAATGAGATGAAAGAGAAGAATATGAAACCTGACAGCTATGTCTATATAGCACTAATAAGTGCTTTTCTATCAGACACAAACTTACCCTCTGTTTTTGACATGTTAAAAGAGATGGTTGATGGAGGAAATTTACCAGATCCACTAGATAAGAACTTTCTTATCATAAGAGAtgcaatttgtaaattgtctGAAGATGCCAGAACATTCTCTAGCATAAAAGATCTTATAGCAGAGGGCAGGATTCCAGATGTTACCCTCGATATGAATAGGCCCACTATTTGATCTGGAGTCAATGAGATTGTAGTCATGTTATCAGATGCAGCATAATGAAATGAGGtaaatttcttccatttttcaCGCACCATTGTGGATTGGAACTTAACTGTTCCGGTGGCATCAAGCTCAAAAGCTGCGAACACCGAGACGTGGAAGCCACAGATCAGTTGAGGTTCATGGTCATGCTAATGACTTGGCTGACCGTGTGGGTTCTTAGGGTTTTGATGGAACATTTTCCGTGCTCTCTGAGCTCTTCTCCAGACTATCTACCTGGTCCTTATCGTCTGTCGGATCATCAGCAGAACCATTGTCATCTTCTGGTTCATCATTGGATTTGATACTTCACGAAAGGATTGATGGTAACATCAGTTAATGCCCTGGCTAAAGCACTAACACATGTAAGTCTACAACTCCAAATCCACCACTTGGAACCTTAAATTTTCAGAAAGATCTTTTTGAacttattacttttttttggGCCATTATTATGTTCCTTCCTCCCAAATGGGGTTAAGTTTTACTGTCAATGGTAGGTTTAAATACTCGGAATGTTGTGTCACCAATGACTCAACCAGTAGGTAATTGACTGATTGAGAGACCTTTTAATTGTTcagagtttttggtttttttttttgttcataacaaAAGTGATGATCACCTGAATGATTTTTGCCCCTCATCGATATTCAAGTtaatattaaacaaatatAAGTATCATAACTATATTTGAGATACAAACCAGGAGTAAGTTACCTGATTTTGAtaggaagaaaagaggaagagAAGAAGGTAAGGACAATGCTGATAAGGAGTCAGTAAATGAGTACAATAAAGAAGGTCCAAGACCAACAAAATGGAGGAGATGCCACTTATCTGTCGTTTAAACCAACAGAGAAACATTTGATCTTGGCATGGGGAACTTTACGAGCATAGATGCACCCATCTGTATCATGAGCTCAGCCTCTTCTTCACACTGAGCAGTGAGAGCACCCCGTCCTGGCCTCTAGACAGACCCCAAATAATTCACAAAGAACCCCTTTCCACCTCCGTTTGTCATTTTCTGTTTGGACAAACTTCTGTGCTTCATTGTCTCGATAGTAATTTTTTCCtataaatttaagaaattaaataggGGCAAATTAATTTTAGTGCCAGCTTAATGACCTGCTCATATTCTGTTTCAGAAATCCAAGCTACTCCCTGTTTGCAATCTAATGATGAGAAAAACCAGCGTCATTGCCCTGTAAAACTATACTAATGGTAACACATCCTTGACCACCCTAGGGACAAGTGGCCTGCATGCAAAAGTTTCAAAGCTTTCTTGGGTGTGCCACAATGAGTTTATGAAACAGAACTTTCGCCTGTTTTTTACAGCCCATTAGTTCTTCACTCTTTCAAATGACAAATGGTAATgttaattatcaattatttgtAACACGGTGATTCCTTGATTAGAGTTTACAGGTAAAGGCAAAATGAAAATGTcccatttaattaattatgtctATGGATGCAGATTTTGGCCTTACTCGACGAGATACGGGCTTCGTAactattgattttttattttatttttgatgatttaaaatttaatgtcTATTGGAAGAGGTATGACATTTGATTGTTGAAAGACATGTATCTTCAGAATAACACATTTGTTCACTTTTGAATAGGTGTGTATGAATAAAGAGATACATTGGTGATGATCCACTTCTATAAATACCTATCATctctttttgaaaaattcattctaAGCATTATAAATTTCCAAAACCTCTATTATTCTTCCTTCTGAAATTATTTCAAGAACAGTCGAGAGATTTACGAGTTCGTCAGATTTTTATTTGAGTGTACATTAGAAGATCCTTGAGTGGCTTGTTGTATTTTGGGAGTAGGACATCATCAATTGCTATTTGCATTGAGGTAGCGACAGACACCTACTATGAAATCAGCGCTTTTCATAACATGTCTTGAATTGGTTTTCACATTCaaaactttttcttattttttgttgttgttaaCTATTAAGTCTATTATTTTTTCGTGggttcttctttattttttcaagtATAGATCCCAATAATTTCAaagtacattttttttttgcatttttttttaaattgtttctatTGAAGAACAAATTTTTACCAAGCCAAAGAAATTCCCAAAGTAAAACTTTTGTAAATGGTAAAATCAAATGCGTTATTGGTTAACAACCttaggatttttttatattatctcTAATTCGTTGAttcttaaaatgaaaatcctAATCCTGTTTGTCCTTCAAATCAAAACTCTGATTATAACGTACTTAAGAACACAAGCACACAaacacaattaaataaggATTATCTTTGTCATGTTCATATTTTGTCTACTTTGTCTAGTAATTTTTACGATATCTTTTGCACTACCAAAACTGCACGTGAATTATGAGAAgtattagaaaaaaatatatagtaaaaaGGATGACGGTCTTGACAACTATattatagaaaaatatatgaacttCAAAATGATTGATCATAAATCTGTTGTGGAACGAGCACATCTTTTTCAAGTTGTTATTCATGAGTTGAACAAAGGAAAGTTGAAAtgtgtgaaaaattttatgtgGGTGCTTTGCTTGAAAATTTTCCTCCAAAATAGAAATCTTTTGTTGTGACCCTAAAACACATACATGAGACTTTGACTATAGATAGTTTAATTGtctcttttcaaatttaagaaaattagagAGATAAGGATAAATTGTCCAATGAGTTTGAGGACAAAGTAAACATTGTAAAAGGGAAAAATTCAAACtcgaaaaaaagaaaattttcaaatgataatttttgtaaacaaCCATATAATgttaacaagaaaaaaaaaatgttgttttgTTTGTAGAAAATCAAGGCATTTAGCAAGAGTTTGTTAACTTCATAAAGGCTAGAAAACATTTGAGACACCAGTCTCACAAGTCAATGTTATGACTAGTGAGGATGACAAAAGGTTTGTCTCAAACATTCTTGTGGTCAATTTACTATGTGAGTCTATCGATTGATGGATTGTTACCGGTGCTAATATCCATGTTTATACTAATCAATCTATATctttaaaatatcaaatcattaatgaaaaatacatGAACATCAGTAATTTTGCGATTGCACAAGTGCAAGGAGAAGGAAGGATATATTTATTACTAACTTTTAAGAAGACTTTGTCTCTTCATAAAGTGCAACATGGGCCCAACATTAGCAGGAATTTAATTAGTGGCTCTCTTTTTATTATAGATGGTTATAAATTACTATTTGAGTCCAACAAAGTTGTAATTAGTAGAAATGAGTCTTTTTTCGGTAAACAATATGTATCTGAGGGTTTCTTCAAGTTAAATGTGTCAAATGTTATTTGTCATTGTAACGTAAGTAATAAACATTTTGCTTTTCACAATgttgttttttcttctaataTTTGGCATAGTTGTTTAAGGCATATTAATAATACGTCCattaaaagaataatgaatTTGGATCTTATTTCTAAATCTGACATAAACATACAcgaaaaatgtaaaatttgtatgcaatttaaattaccTAGAAAGCCTTTTAAATCTGTAACTAAAAAATCTGCAATCTTAGAGTTAATACATAACAATACTTGTGACATTCTAGTTTACTCTAAGAATGGTAAGAGATGCTTTATTACTTTCATAAATGATTTTTCTACatattgttatatttttcctatttgaacAAAAGATTAGGCTTTGGTTATGTTTACTGCATATaaaaatgaagttgaaaatcagaaagaaaaaagaatcaaatttCTTCATTCAGATAAAGGAGGAGAATATGATTCTATAGagttttcaaacttttgaaATGAGAATGAAATTATCCATAAGGTATTCCTCTTATATACCTTAATCAAACGTTGtggcaaaaaggaaaaatcaaactttattGAATATGATCAATTGCATGCTCTCAAGTTTCGAACTCCAAaaaacttatgaaatgaaGCACTTTTATTTGCATATCACATTCTAAATAgagtttttttaaaagaaattagacAAAACTCCGTAAAAATTATGGAAATGGGAGAAACCCAATTTAAAGTATTTAAGAATGTGGGGGTGCTtggcaaaagtaaaaattcgagtaattataagaaaaaaactaaGACCTAAAACCATTGATGGAGTTCTTGTGGGCTAATCCCAAGATAGTGTCATCCACAAGATTTTAGTAATAAAATCCGAAATTATTGATATAAGTGTCACCACTATCATAGAATTGAGAAatgttgtattttttaaagatattttacccttgaaaaattaaggtgaataaatcaatattttcTGAACGCACTTTAATGATAGAataagaggaagaagaaaggtactaaagaagcaaaagagcaaaaagtagagaaaaagtttgaaaacGATTTTTAAACCTATCTAATGGAAGATGATCCTCAAACGTTCAAGGAGGCCACATCATATGTAAACTTTACTTTTTGAAAAGATGTCATAAATGTTGAAATGGAGTctctaataaataataaaacttgGGTTTTGACCAAATTGCCTAAGGGGTGTAAACCTATTGGCTGTAAGTggatatttaaaaagaaacttCAACTAGATGTGTCcatagaaaaattcaaggcaAGATTAATTGCAAGAGATTGTTCTAAAAAAGAAAGGTTTGATTATTTCAACACTTATTCTCCAATAgcaaaaatgatgataatcAAAGTGCTTTTAGCTTTGGCATCTATATATAAGTTGGAGATTCATCAAACGGAAGTTAAAATCGCCTTTCTAAATGGTgatttaaaagaagaaatatatatGGAACAACTGAAAGGATTTGTCATACTGGGTTAGGAGCATAAGGTTTGTTAATTAATG containing:
- the LOC18608480 gene encoding putative pentatricopeptide repeat-containing protein At5g08310, mitochondrial, with amino-acid sequence MVMALSTIIKSLQILCKSTKPIKPNSIFIVSYKNLFYSSYQQRPICTKHQNDNFLSSDQINISNAFISILIKQPFSPNNPELQNLVPLLTHKVVEAVVNNLRSWRIAHLFFTWASNQRGYKHNIYSYNAMASILSRARQNALLKALALDVVNSHCSMNPGALGFLIRCLGCVGLVDEANNLFDQVKRSGICIPNSYSYNCLLEALSKSGLIDLVEIRLKEMRGLGLELHKYTLTPVLQVYCNAGKFDKALSVFNEIFERGWLDEHVFSILVVAFSKWGEVDKAIELIDSMEECNVRLNEKTFFVLIHGFVRVSRMDKAICLFDKMRKLGFCPSVSLFDVMIGGLCKRNDLDKALSLYSEMKELGIGTDIGIFTKLISSFSKGGELDRLLEECWEDMNSQTKNLLYNSVLEGLVRSGSIDIAYDLLQAIMGYSSNGDSVIVKYFRDEKEIITLNTNSFTFVINGLLDAGKLDLALTLFRKMVQFGCNKTLLLYNNLIDGLCKLDRLEESYELLREMKEVGLEPTQFTHNCIFGCLCRREDVEGALDFLRKMRFYGHEPWVKHSTLLVKELCKHGKAVEGCKFLTDMVQEGFLPDIITYSAAMNGLIKIKSVDAGLELFQHICARGYCPDVISYNIVIKALCKVQRVAEAEHLLNEMMLKGLVPSVVTYNYLIDGWCKNGEIDQAMLCLSKMFGKEREANVITYATLVDGLCNLGRPDDALKLWNEMGRQGCAPNRIAYHALINGLCKCGRSSAALVHFNEMKEKNMKPDSYVYIALISAFLSDTNLPSVFDMLKEMVDGGNLPDPLDKNFLIIRDAICKLSEDARTFSSIKDLIAEGRIPDVTLDMNRPTI